The Gordonibacter urolithinfaciens genome contains a region encoding:
- a CDS encoding DNA-directed RNA polymerase subunit beta — translation MDIARNLFFHYDDYSALEEFDNALQAALATVRLFPEAYPRTGKARRRFTFEYRSIPYTVIFAFDGEIITLHDPHFARSARAAHWLEE, via the coding sequence GTGGACATCGCGAGAAATCTCTTTTTCCACTACGATGACTATTCTGCACTTGAAGAGTTCGACAACGCGCTGCAGGCCGCCCTCGCCACGGTACGGCTGTTCCCCGAGGCATATCCACGCACGGGCAAGGCGCGGCGGCGCTTCACCTTCGAGTACCGCTCCATCCCCTACACGGTGATCTTCGCCTTCGACGGCGAGATCATCACGCTGCACGACCCTCACTTCGCACGGTCGGCACGTGCCGCGCACTGGCTTGAGGAGTAA
- a CDS encoding fibronectin type III domain-containing protein encodes MLYWTREALDANGTWSEPPKEYKADSDDIHDRVYGGEPVFYAYCVPSSATVKFDLNEPTGGYTCSLDPKDATKTFMKGEPVGALPTATCVNPNDKKDTRAFLGWATKKDGNDPKAEWISENSDNLYDFRDDSHTITLYAQWADTSVPFEILRQPEDCLVSAVAEGVNHEVWFDFYTTYDYYSATLQFKKEGSSSYKDLDVPHAAMADQFHFYLESSTEAMGDYRIKIEYYDFLEPLGTLYTSSANIVLDIPQSEAKVSSITLEEDSEIDEVLGTHSYNVNGSILGDLPSLIDESVPGNFAHMAWIEGGLGGILPATTNTAKLYVDDVRGFTLADQNLREGQTYTLCVSRVMDNYYLLGRYTGESEPYRVPFVVPYADSVAASITAVQVTEEPVVQNGKALDFDTDYNVLVNGTFNLASDVQYTQAQTDGREVSAQWQYCIGSSGWTDVPDELFAQDEKGKPVRGIAWSDDRKSARLYATLNAQAKLDEAYFRVKLSTPPASVDTASAQSKKALNLSVPQPKITDLKVTNDTHVSVTWEWEDAAGNKLPSDGYYVSIERDDSSSSGEENWVEVNRGRVYTYTYDATLDPQQKYRVSVRADTEGLQSSSVQKEFSTSGTTVLAWDDTYCTAYLPSENKNDKISVDYDWASYKDGKHVALYTWHLSTEKYAETAYQKFFTTESDTASFPEDFRKAYDESAHPETLCDPMDAWWVWLEAEVYNLDEKGNPTYGITETIARTSALPVVHRTSETLSPSTKDVGSHSMTICWDAPAEGLVREYEVEVDDRIWIVPSEQAKDGHFELKVDGLPSDTWCDAGIGTTDSRIPTYTGSYTWIKNDTTLPSPEVGTWTATANPSDAKQGDEITLSASYAANSGKFPKAAELQWYSWREGDKDWRPEGDPVTLGDASQDYTTTLKHTVASEDYGRQWKLGVKATSPDESVTDSSNVVTVAITPPTPTDVAFGTSTPTSLPVSWTPVEAAEGYQIKCAKLDADGNPVSATTYSVAASSLTPDADGKLCYEVLGLEPSTPYQVSVAAFTHGVTSDFSTALDAMTLAEPTIETPAFSQVPKTTWVEAGEAATFTAQASVSDGGTIAYAWQRKGAGEQDFAPLAAGDKYVMSEKDGVATLTVKNVGAGDVGAAFRCVATSTKENQTANAASAAAYLTVTPVAPTNAEARATSATAGEVTWTANGIVRRFVVTWQQTDGNGSKGSEYSRIVTISDVAAQGSCQLDGLLPGASYGVTVYAAPQAGFRSEAANASLDTPLASTLETATVNPDKQLVEPGETVTFEVATNEVDSSEQLEYRWQRNAFGESWFDVDGEDGAKKTLSVTAPEGGSVDGYRCVVTSTRTTPGVGTDTKSVTSSVGLLLTSVPVAPPVQLAAELGTTSVHLTWASDDPRDVTYQVQYAEGPTPSDDAWQTVDNVGSSTSCDVEGLKANTVYSWRVQAVVRDQLQSEWASADTFTTLEEPSALAAVSVTPRWGVAVAGSDKDIAYTATTNIDNALNGETLSYQWQESATGDEWGDVPGATGATYVADTADAAPRSCQYRCAVTASKNGEELKTITSESVSFETTVEPPTSLLAQNITAATADLSWTGSLVEGMSYRVFWRASGTDEWASTSDLAEATYTLNSLMPATTYEWYVKVMDHGEPSVRSATSLFVTQSLSPIPQLTRVVVGPADQTSSATGQARFTAYTNVDDMPDATRAYTWEKRDLGSDPANPGAWTTLAGKTTREIELDPGAAGYVRCTVTYTPPAGGLVPPLANATVTSTNEGRVRVMPAAPADLKAADFGQTTAKVSWTGDANGAASDLVYRVVGSSEWIVQSGLNSASANLNDLKPGATYEWNVRSVAYGTSSDPLCSDWVAGPLFTTDPEEIVFSRAWVTPSATSVLAGADRAVTLTANTDADADHEQLTYQWQRSDGSEWKSVEGAKAATLQVSAKDLSVGGHVYRCEVTATRGSLAKTFDSNESVVTAMPAAPTDLTVDDDFPYVDPDKPSGQVKATLSWTWGNGALPEGARFEVSYRKLAGAGAINDEWLSAGLAIDNATRTCRAVLEARNITYQWRVRVVQNGVTSPWSEIDTFITAQDEPSGVLSSVQVTPSDSLVNETTAVTLTASTNVTDDSALTYTWEWCELTTEDPRKSETVWTPMDGKASKEITLSGDERNRYVRCTVTQTVDGTTKTVSSNPARVRTEPMAPKDTSAKAARVGTYDSTSCASLSWKCDDPRAKDNAQKTVIGYEVNYRKVGESEWSEKICNETNCPLTSQVLELDATYEWRVRTILSNNMKGEGGYNPTVDKGGPHSEWVDGPVFTMPKVEVTPTRAAAVIGNGRTLTFTAMPNAPITSSTREKTYQWERYEGKDWVSVPGATSETLSIEANKAATAGASRYRCMVTLGDGEYSRVDTTSNEVTCTLAPAAPANLTASDITSGEATLSWTWEKGGLQKADEFKVLYRESGAKEWKTATAAGGACELVLKDLKPETIYEWRVRAVQNDVESLPSSSSLFVTASEHPALKLESVLVDPSDQTVKPEAQATVTATTNLDGMVDPGELTYAWEKRALDSKPNDPNAWVEITGQTGSSVTSSVITSGYVRCTVTYTVNGSAVGDPVVSNEVSVRVQPGADAVPTGLEVKDIGDTAATLAWDGTLPTGGSFTLLYRPAGEDGWTTVSKLTASPYTVEGLAPGTTYEWRMCSVSADGVASEWVDGPAFATTSPDGVLGSVVVAPERAEAVAGDSALVEDFFATVTGAAEGQSLAYQWQVLLSGGWTNLPGETGERTHLSVATLEAGEHSVRCLVTATAPGGKTKTVESNAVTLVLSPATPSGLDVREVTRDAATLAWTWTGPGAVESFNVQYREEGASEWQLADAAAIDAVNMTCPLSGLAPGTSYEWQVQAVQGGQASEWAGSGFVTLSGGSLKVARIWPPDVVLGKGEQAKFTVFTNLGDAEGVSYEWQRRALDSDDADGSWETIPNATDKVLTLAANTTGYVRCVATQTAPSAGAAEGAEVSEVAEVAEAAETPETPEGADVADVAEAGASNETLGVNDGPEASETPAVNEAGEASATSEVSEVAETFAAPAPVAISNQARVRVTPSVPSGLAVGAVGYTNAALSWAAADVDGVTFTLAYHVAGSQDWTEVAGLTEPSYDLGGLEPGTLYEWRVQAVVGEGDDALKTAWAYGDSFTTQTMKTYQVTAGANSTWKPGQAGLAFTINGDLDKFVSLAVDGAQLVRGKDYTAASGSTILTLSSDYLATLSAGTHTLVATYTDGTAETTFTVAAADPGPGPDDPKPDKPTPTPPNDGNNGNNGGNGGTGATDGAAGAKPLAPTGDPLGNAVGTAGVLGAVCTAFAAIAAVRLRRRR; translated from the coding sequence GTGCTCTATTGGACGCGCGAAGCGCTCGACGCGAACGGCACGTGGAGCGAGCCGCCCAAGGAATACAAGGCCGACTCCGACGATATACACGATCGTGTCTACGGCGGCGAGCCCGTTTTCTACGCCTACTGCGTGCCCTCTTCGGCTACCGTGAAGTTCGACCTGAACGAACCCACCGGCGGTTATACCTGCTCATTGGATCCGAAAGACGCGACCAAGACCTTCATGAAAGGCGAGCCGGTAGGTGCGCTGCCCACGGCTACCTGCGTCAACCCTAACGACAAAAAAGATACCCGGGCGTTTTTGGGCTGGGCGACCAAGAAAGATGGAAACGACCCGAAAGCGGAATGGATAAGCGAAAACTCCGACAACCTGTACGATTTCCGAGACGATTCCCATACCATCACACTGTATGCGCAGTGGGCCGATACGAGCGTGCCGTTCGAGATTCTCCGCCAACCCGAAGACTGCTTGGTTTCCGCCGTTGCCGAAGGCGTAAATCATGAGGTTTGGTTCGATTTCTACACCACGTACGACTACTATTCTGCGACGCTGCAGTTCAAGAAGGAGGGGAGCAGTAGCTATAAAGACCTCGACGTCCCCCACGCCGCCATGGCAGACCAGTTCCATTTCTACCTTGAGTCCTCAACGGAAGCCATGGGGGACTACCGCATCAAGATAGAGTACTACGATTTCCTCGAACCGTTAGGCACGCTCTACACCAGTTCTGCGAACATCGTGCTGGACATTCCGCAGTCGGAAGCGAAAGTCAGCAGCATCACCTTGGAGGAGGATAGTGAAATCGACGAGGTTTTGGGAACGCACTCCTACAACGTGAACGGGAGCATACTGGGCGACCTCCCATCGCTCATAGACGAGTCCGTTCCGGGGAACTTCGCCCATATGGCGTGGATTGAGGGCGGTCTTGGCGGCATCTTGCCGGCTACCACCAACACGGCAAAACTGTACGTTGACGACGTGCGCGGCTTCACGTTGGCGGACCAGAATTTGAGGGAGGGGCAAACCTACACGCTATGCGTGTCTCGCGTGATGGACAACTATTATCTACTCGGACGCTACACGGGCGAAAGCGAGCCGTACCGTGTGCCGTTCGTGGTGCCCTACGCAGACAGCGTGGCGGCCAGCATCACGGCGGTGCAGGTGACGGAAGAACCCGTGGTGCAAAATGGCAAGGCACTCGACTTTGATACCGACTATAACGTGTTAGTCAACGGAACGTTCAACCTAGCCTCGGATGTGCAGTACACGCAGGCGCAGACCGACGGCCGCGAGGTGTCTGCCCAGTGGCAGTATTGCATAGGCTCTAGCGGTTGGACCGACGTGCCCGACGAGCTGTTCGCTCAAGACGAGAAGGGCAAGCCGGTTCGCGGCATTGCGTGGAGCGATGACCGCAAGAGCGCGCGTTTGTATGCCACGCTGAACGCCCAGGCGAAGCTTGATGAGGCGTACTTCCGGGTGAAGCTGTCCACGCCGCCGGCGTCCGTCGACACGGCAAGCGCTCAGTCGAAGAAAGCCCTGAACCTGTCTGTTCCCCAGCCGAAGATAACGGACTTGAAGGTGACGAACGACACACATGTGAGCGTTACGTGGGAGTGGGAAGATGCCGCGGGGAACAAGTTGCCGAGCGATGGCTACTACGTGAGCATCGAACGCGACGACTCGTCAAGCTCGGGGGAAGAAAATTGGGTGGAGGTGAACCGCGGTCGGGTGTATACGTACACCTACGATGCAACCCTCGATCCTCAGCAAAAATATCGCGTGTCTGTGCGAGCCGACACGGAAGGTCTTCAAAGCTCATCAGTGCAAAAGGAGTTTTCCACGTCCGGCACGACGGTGCTTGCGTGGGACGATACCTACTGCACGGCCTACCTCCCCTCGGAAAATAAGAACGACAAAATTTCCGTGGATTACGATTGGGCGAGCTACAAAGACGGCAAACACGTCGCCCTGTACACGTGGCATCTCAGTACGGAGAAGTACGCCGAAACAGCGTACCAGAAGTTCTTCACCACGGAATCTGACACCGCGAGCTTCCCGGAGGACTTCCGGAAAGCCTATGACGAGAGCGCCCATCCGGAGACACTGTGCGATCCGATGGACGCGTGGTGGGTGTGGTTGGAGGCCGAGGTGTACAACCTTGACGAGAAGGGCAACCCGACGTATGGCATCACTGAAACCATCGCGCGTACATCGGCCCTTCCCGTGGTGCACCGCACCTCCGAGACGCTGAGCCCGAGCACGAAGGATGTCGGGTCGCACAGCATGACGATATGCTGGGATGCGCCTGCGGAGGGCCTGGTGCGCGAATACGAGGTTGAAGTGGACGACCGCATCTGGATCGTCCCGTCGGAGCAGGCAAAGGATGGCCATTTCGAGCTGAAGGTCGACGGCCTACCCAGCGATACCTGGTGTGATGCGGGTATCGGCACCACCGATTCGCGCATACCGACCTACACGGGCTCTTATACGTGGATCAAGAATGACACGACGCTGCCCAGCCCCGAGGTGGGCACCTGGACGGCCACGGCCAACCCGAGCGACGCCAAGCAGGGCGACGAGATCACGCTTTCGGCCTCCTATGCGGCGAACAGCGGGAAGTTCCCGAAGGCTGCCGAGCTGCAATGGTACTCTTGGCGCGAGGGCGACAAGGATTGGCGGCCTGAGGGCGACCCGGTTACGCTTGGCGATGCCAGTCAGGATTACACGACGACCCTGAAGCACACGGTGGCCTCCGAAGATTACGGGCGGCAGTGGAAGCTGGGCGTGAAGGCGACCTCGCCCGACGAGTCGGTCACGGACAGCTCGAACGTCGTGACGGTGGCCATCACGCCGCCCACGCCGACGGACGTCGCGTTCGGCACGTCGACGCCCACGAGCCTCCCGGTTTCGTGGACGCCGGTTGAGGCTGCGGAGGGGTACCAGATCAAGTGCGCGAAGCTGGATGCCGACGGCAATCCGGTGAGCGCGACCACGTATTCGGTGGCTGCGAGCAGCTTGACGCCGGACGCCGACGGCAAGCTGTGCTATGAGGTGCTGGGCCTTGAGCCGAGCACGCCCTACCAGGTGAGCGTTGCCGCGTTCACGCACGGCGTGACCAGCGACTTCTCGACCGCGCTCGACGCGATGACGTTGGCAGAGCCCACCATCGAGACGCCCGCATTCTCGCAGGTGCCCAAGACGACCTGGGTGGAAGCTGGCGAGGCTGCGACGTTCACGGCGCAGGCCAGCGTGAGCGACGGCGGCACGATTGCGTACGCCTGGCAGCGCAAGGGCGCAGGCGAGCAGGACTTCGCCCCCCTTGCGGCGGGCGACAAGTACGTCATGAGCGAGAAAGACGGCGTGGCGACGCTCACGGTGAAGAACGTGGGCGCGGGCGACGTGGGTGCGGCGTTCCGCTGCGTGGCGACGAGCACCAAAGAGAACCAGACGGCGAACGCCGCCAGCGCGGCGGCCTACCTGACCGTGACTCCCGTTGCGCCCACGAACGCGGAAGCGCGGGCAACCAGCGCGACCGCGGGCGAGGTTACCTGGACGGCGAACGGCATCGTGCGTCGCTTCGTGGTGACGTGGCAGCAAACCGATGGGAACGGTTCCAAGGGGTCCGAATACTCCAGGATCGTTACCATCTCCGACGTCGCAGCGCAAGGCAGCTGTCAACTCGACGGGCTGCTGCCCGGGGCAAGCTACGGGGTGACGGTGTACGCCGCGCCGCAAGCCGGCTTCCGGTCGGAGGCGGCTAACGCATCGCTCGATACGCCGCTTGCAAGCACGCTCGAAACGGCCACGGTGAACCCGGACAAGCAGCTGGTGGAACCCGGCGAAACGGTGACGTTCGAGGTTGCGACGAACGAGGTCGACTCGTCGGAGCAGCTGGAGTACCGGTGGCAGCGCAACGCGTTCGGCGAGTCTTGGTTCGACGTCGATGGCGAAGACGGTGCGAAGAAGACGCTTTCCGTCACGGCGCCCGAGGGCGGATCGGTCGACGGCTATCGCTGCGTCGTGACGTCCACCAGGACGACGCCTGGCGTAGGAACCGACACGAAGAGCGTGACCAGTTCCGTCGGCTTGCTGCTGACGAGCGTTCCCGTGGCGCCGCCCGTGCAGCTTGCGGCCGAGCTGGGCACTACCTCGGTGCACCTGACGTGGGCAAGCGACGACCCGCGCGACGTCACCTACCAGGTGCAGTACGCGGAGGGCCCCACGCCGAGCGACGACGCTTGGCAAACCGTCGACAACGTGGGTTCCAGCACGTCGTGCGACGTGGAAGGCTTGAAGGCGAACACGGTGTACTCGTGGCGCGTTCAGGCGGTGGTGCGCGACCAGCTGCAGTCCGAGTGGGCTTCGGCCGATACGTTCACCACGCTTGAAGAGCCCAGCGCGCTGGCCGCGGTGTCGGTGACGCCGCGCTGGGGAGTGGCCGTGGCGGGCAGCGACAAGGACATCGCGTACACGGCGACGACGAATATCGACAACGCCCTCAATGGCGAAACGCTGTCCTATCAGTGGCAGGAAAGCGCGACCGGTGACGAGTGGGGCGATGTGCCAGGCGCAACGGGCGCAACGTACGTAGCCGATACGGCGGATGCGGCACCGCGCTCGTGCCAGTACCGCTGTGCCGTGACGGCCAGCAAAAACGGCGAGGAGCTGAAAACCATAACCAGCGAGTCGGTCAGCTTCGAGACCACGGTAGAGCCCCCCACCTCGTTGCTGGCGCAGAACATCACGGCAGCCACCGCGGATCTGTCGTGGACGGGCTCCCTTGTTGAAGGGATGTCCTACCGCGTGTTCTGGCGCGCATCGGGAACCGATGAGTGGGCCAGCACATCCGACCTGGCGGAAGCTACGTACACGCTGAACAGCCTCATGCCCGCCACCACCTACGAGTGGTACGTGAAGGTGATGGACCACGGCGAGCCGTCGGTGCGCTCGGCCACGTCGCTGTTCGTGACGCAATCGTTGTCGCCGATCCCCCAGCTCACGCGCGTGGTGGTGGGCCCGGCTGACCAAACCTCCAGTGCGACCGGGCAGGCAAGATTCACGGCGTACACGAACGTGGACGACATGCCGGACGCGACAAGGGCTTACACGTGGGAGAAGCGGGATCTGGGATCGGATCCCGCCAACCCCGGTGCATGGACGACGCTCGCGGGCAAGACGACGCGCGAGATAGAGCTTGATCCGGGCGCGGCCGGCTACGTGCGCTGCACGGTGACGTATACGCCGCCTGCCGGCGGGCTGGTGCCGCCGCTGGCCAATGCCACGGTTACCAGCACCAACGAAGGGCGCGTGCGCGTTATGCCCGCAGCGCCCGCTGACCTGAAGGCCGCCGACTTCGGTCAAACGACCGCCAAAGTCAGCTGGACGGGCGACGCGAACGGGGCTGCATCCGACCTCGTGTATCGCGTGGTTGGTTCGAGCGAGTGGATCGTCCAATCAGGATTGAATTCGGCCTCCGCCAATTTGAACGACTTGAAGCCGGGCGCGACGTACGAGTGGAACGTGCGCTCCGTTGCCTACGGTACAAGCAGCGATCCGTTGTGCAGCGACTGGGTGGCGGGTCCTCTGTTCACCACGGATCCGGAAGAGATCGTGTTCTCGCGGGCCTGGGTCACGCCGAGCGCGACGAGCGTTCTGGCCGGCGCCGACCGTGCCGTCACGCTGACGGCGAATACCGACGCCGATGCCGACCACGAGCAGCTGACCTACCAGTGGCAGCGCTCCGACGGCTCCGAATGGAAGTCCGTGGAGGGTGCGAAGGCTGCCACGCTGCAGGTTTCCGCGAAGGACCTGTCGGTCGGCGGGCACGTCTACCGCTGCGAGGTCACGGCCACGCGCGGCAGCCTCGCAAAGACGTTCGACAGCAACGAGTCCGTCGTGACGGCGATGCCCGCTGCGCCGACCGATCTTACCGTCGATGATGATTTTCCGTATGTTGACCCTGATAAGCCTAGCGGCCAGGTGAAGGCCACGCTCAGCTGGACGTGGGGCAACGGCGCTTTGCCGGAGGGCGCTCGGTTCGAGGTGAGCTACCGAAAGCTCGCAGGAGCTGGTGCCATCAATGACGAGTGGCTGTCCGCGGGTCTTGCGATAGACAACGCGACCAGGACGTGTCGGGCTGTGCTGGAAGCGAGGAATATCACGTACCAGTGGCGCGTACGGGTCGTGCAGAACGGCGTGACATCGCCGTGGTCGGAGATCGACACGTTCATCACTGCGCAGGACGAGCCGTCCGGGGTGCTCAGCTCCGTTCAGGTTACGCCCTCTGACAGCTTGGTCAATGAGACGACTGCTGTCACCCTCACGGCATCCACGAACGTGACTGATGACTCCGCTCTCACGTACACGTGGGAATGGTGCGAGCTTACAACGGAGGATCCGCGCAAAAGCGAAACCGTTTGGACGCCAATGGACGGCAAAGCATCGAAGGAGATAACGCTTTCCGGGGATGAAAGGAACCGCTACGTGCGCTGCACGGTGACGCAGACTGTTGACGGGACGACCAAGACCGTGTCCAGCAACCCGGCACGCGTGCGCACCGAGCCCATGGCACCGAAGGACACTTCCGCGAAAGCGGCCCGTGTCGGCACTTACGACTCTACCTCGTGTGCCAGCCTGAGCTGGAAGTGTGATGACCCGCGTGCAAAAGACAATGCGCAGAAAACGGTCATCGGCTATGAGGTGAACTATCGCAAGGTCGGTGAAAGCGAGTGGTCTGAAAAGATTTGCAACGAAACGAACTGCCCTCTGACTTCCCAGGTTTTGGAGTTGGATGCAACGTACGAGTGGCGCGTGCGTACGATATTGAGCAATAATATGAAAGGGGAGGGAGGTTATAATCCTACGGTGGATAAGGGCGGCCCGCATTCCGAGTGGGTGGACGGCCCCGTGTTCACCATGCCGAAGGTCGAGGTCACCCCGACGAGGGCGGCGGCGGTTATCGGCAACGGCCGCACCCTGACGTTCACGGCCATGCCCAATGCCCCCATAACGAGCAGCACGCGCGAGAAGACGTACCAGTGGGAGCGTTATGAGGGCAAGGACTGGGTGTCTGTGCCGGGCGCAACGAGCGAGACGCTCAGCATCGAGGCGAACAAGGCGGCCACGGCTGGAGCGAGCAGGTATCGCTGCATGGTGACGTTGGGCGACGGTGAGTACAGTCGTGTCGATACGACAAGCAACGAGGTCACCTGCACGCTTGCGCCCGCCGCTCCGGCCAACTTGACGGCGTCGGATATCACGTCCGGCGAAGCCACGCTTTCCTGGACGTGGGAGAAGGGAGGCTTGCAGAAGGCCGACGAGTTCAAGGTTCTCTATCGCGAAAGCGGTGCGAAGGAGTGGAAGACCGCCACGGCTGCAGGCGGTGCCTGCGAGCTTGTGCTCAAGGACTTGAAGCCCGAGACGATCTACGAGTGGCGCGTGCGGGCCGTGCAGAACGACGTGGAGTCGCTGCCGTCGTCCTCGAGTCTGTTCGTCACGGCGTCGGAGCATCCTGCCTTGAAGCTGGAGTCGGTGCTGGTGGATCCGAGCGACCAGACGGTGAAGCCGGAGGCGCAGGCCACGGTGACGGCGACCACGAACCTGGACGGGATGGTGGATCCGGGCGAGCTTACGTATGCATGGGAGAAGCGTGCGCTCGATTCCAAACCCAACGATCCTAATGCGTGGGTGGAGATCACGGGCCAAACGGGCAGCAGCGTGACGTCTTCCGTTATAACGAGCGGCTACGTGCGTTGCACGGTGACGTATACAGTCAACGGCTCTGCCGTGGGCGACCCGGTTGTCAGCAACGAGGTGTCCGTGCGCGTGCAGCCTGGTGCCGATGCTGTTCCGACCGGCCTGGAAGTGAAGGATATCGGCGACACGGCGGCGACGCTCGCATGGGACGGCACGCTGCCAACCGGCGGCTCCTTCACGCTGCTGTACCGGCCGGCTGGCGAGGACGGATGGACCACGGTGTCGAAGCTCACCGCATCGCCCTATACCGTAGAAGGCCTTGCTCCCGGCACGACATACGAGTGGCGCATGTGCTCGGTGTCGGCCGACGGGGTGGCCTCCGAATGGGTTGACGGTCCTGCGTTCGCCACGACGTCGCCGGACGGCGTGCTCGGCAGCGTAGTCGTGGCTCCCGAGCGTGCGGAAGCGGTGGCGGGCGATAGCGCGCTGGTCGAGGACTTCTTCGCCACGGTTACCGGTGCCGCCGAGGGCCAGTCGCTGGCGTACCAGTGGCAGGTCCTGCTGTCCGGCGGGTGGACAAACCTGCCCGGCGAGACGGGCGAGCGCACCCATCTGTCGGTTGCCACCTTGGAAGCGGGCGAGCACTCCGTGCGCTGCCTCGTGACGGCGACTGCGCCGGGCGGCAAGACGAAGACGGTCGAGAGCAACGCGGTGACGCTGGTGCTGTCGCCGGCAACGCCGAGCGGCCTTGACGTGCGAGAGGTGACGAGGGATGCGGCGACGCTTGCGTGGACGTGGACGGGGCCGGGTGCGGTCGAGTCGTTCAACGTCCAGTACCGCGAGGAAGGCGCTTCGGAGTGGCAGCTTGCCGATGCCGCCGCTATCGACGCCGTGAACATGACCTGCCCGCTGAGCGGTCTTGCGCCCGGCACGTCCTACGAGTGGCAGGTGCAAGCCGTGCAAGGCGGCCAGGCGAGCGAATGGGCCGGCAGCGGGTTCGTCACGCTGTCGGGCGGGTCGCTCAAGGTCGCGCGCATATGGCCGCCCGACGTGGTGCTTGGGAAGGGCGAGCAAGCGAAGTTCACGGTATTCACGAACCTCGGGGATGCCGAGGGCGTTTCGTACGAGTGGCAGCGCCGCGCGCTCGATTCCGATGATGCCGACGGTTCGTGGGAGACTATCCCGAACGCGACGGATAAGGTCTTGACGCTCGCCGCCAACACCACCGGCTACGTACGCTGCGTAGCCACGCAGACGGCTCCAAGCGCCGGGGCGGCCGAGGGTGCCGAGGTATCTGAAGTTGCCGAGGTTGCCGAGGCGGCTGAAACGCCTGAGACGCCCGAGGGAGCCGACGTGGCCGACGTGGCCGAGGCTGGCGCGTCGAACGAAACGCTTGGGGTGAACGACGGTCCCGAGGCAAGCGAGACGCCTGCAGTGAACGAGGCAGGCGAGGCGTCCGCGACATCTGAGGTGTCTGAGGTTGCCGAGACGTTCGCGGCGCCGGCGCCGGTCGCGATCAGCAACCAGGCGCGCGTGCGCGTGACGCCCAGCGTGCCGAGCGGGCTTGCGGTGGGCGCGGTCGGTTACACGAACGCCGCGCTTTCGTGGGCGGCCGCCGATGTGGACGGCGTCACGTTCACGCTGGCGTACCATGTTGCCGGCAGCCAGGATTGGACGGAGGTCGCGGGTTTGACCGAGCCTTCGTACGACCTGGGCGGCCTTGAGCCGGGGACGCTCTACGAGTGGCGCGTGCAGGCGGTCGTGGGAGAGGGCGACGACGCTTTGAAGACGGCGTGGGCGTACGGCGATTCCTTCACCACACAAACGATGAAAACCTACCAGGTGACGGCCGGCGCCAATAGCACGTGGAAGCCGGGGCAGGCAGGTCTGGCGTTCACTATCAACGGCGACCTCGACAAGTTCGTGTCGCTGGCGGTCGATGGCGCGCAGCTCGTCCGCGGCAAGGACTACACGGCGGCTTCGGGCAGCACGATCCTCACGCTTTCGAGCGACTACCTGGCCACGCTTTCGGCGGGCACGCATACGCTGGTCGCGACGTACACCGACGGGACGGCAGAGACGACGTTCACCGTGGCCGCGGCCGACCCCGGCCCTGGCCCCGACGACCCGAAGCCCGACAAGCCGACGCCGACCCCGCCAAATGACGGCAACAACGGCAACAACGGCGGTAACGGTGGAACCGGCGCCACCGACGGCGCCGCGGGCGCCAAGCCGCTGGCTCCTACCGGCGACCCGCTGGGCAACGCCGTGGGCACCGCAGGCGTCCTCGGAGCCGTTTGCACGGCGTTTGCGGCGATTGCAGCGGTTCGCCTGCGCCGCCGCCGCTAA